A genomic segment from Streptomyces sp. NBC_00459 encodes:
- a CDS encoding ABC transporter permease, with protein sequence MADSSLARAVRGASLKRWDSAVGVLLVVVLLLSFGFVDGFGNGLNLSFLIGNTLPIALIALPMTLLVVSGEIDLSVASTAGLSGAVMGALWNQGLTIEVIIPICLVLGVVCGLINGLLVTRLGLPSLAVTIGTMAAYRGIAQIVLGSDAVTDFPTQYLDFAAGRIGDTFIPYALLPFLVLLAIAVVVLHATPFGRSLFAIGANEEAARFAGLRVKRQKLILFAVTGLTASLTGIFWALHYASARYDNATGLELSVIAAVLLGGIDFDGGKGTLGGAIAGVFLLGALQNVMSLQDVSAQSQIVVTGILLVLSVLGPRVARQVSLARASQKLT encoded by the coding sequence ATGGCTGACTCGTCGCTCGCGCGTGCCGTCCGCGGGGCCTCCTTGAAAAGGTGGGATTCCGCCGTCGGCGTCCTCCTCGTCGTCGTCCTGCTGCTGTCCTTCGGCTTCGTGGACGGGTTCGGCAACGGGCTCAACCTGTCCTTCCTGATCGGCAACACCCTCCCGATCGCGCTCATCGCGCTGCCCATGACCCTCCTCGTCGTCTCCGGCGAGATCGATCTGTCCGTCGCCTCCACCGCGGGACTCTCCGGGGCGGTGATGGGGGCCCTGTGGAACCAGGGCCTGACGATCGAGGTGATCATCCCGATCTGCCTGGTCCTCGGAGTCGTCTGCGGGCTGATCAACGGGCTGCTCGTCACCCGCCTCGGTCTGCCCTCGCTCGCCGTCACCATCGGCACCATGGCCGCCTACCGGGGCATCGCACAGATCGTGCTCGGCTCCGACGCGGTGACCGACTTCCCCACCCAGTACCTGGACTTCGCCGCCGGACGCATCGGGGACACCTTCATCCCGTACGCCCTGCTGCCTTTCCTGGTGCTGCTCGCGATCGCCGTGGTCGTGCTGCACGCCACCCCGTTCGGCCGCTCGCTGTTCGCGATCGGTGCGAACGAGGAGGCGGCCCGCTTCGCCGGCCTCCGGGTCAAGCGGCAGAAGCTGATCCTGTTCGCGGTGACCGGTCTCACCGCCTCCCTCACCGGGATCTTCTGGGCGCTGCACTACGCCAGCGCTCGCTATGACAATGCCACCGGGCTCGAACTGTCCGTCATCGCCGCCGTGTTGCTGGGTGGCATCGACTTCGACGGAGGCAAGGGCACGCTCGGCGGTGCGATTGCGGGAGTCTTCCTGCTCGGTGCGCTGCAGAACGTGATGAGCCTGCAGGATGTCTCGGCCCAGTCGCAGATCGTCGTCACCGGCATTCTGCTCGTGCTGTCCGTGCTTGGACCTCGGGTCGCTCGGCAGGTCTCGCTGGCAAGGGCGTCTCAAAAGCTTACGTAG
- the rhaS gene encoding rhamnose ABC transporter substrate-binding protein: MRKSSVRRASAALAAATSLALALTACGGTTKNDVKDEGASAAATGKADPNAATKKGLTVGFLPKQVNNPYFTSADKGGEEALKALGSSYKEVGPSSATDTSGQVSYVNTLTQQQVDAIAVSAQDPGALCTALKQAMKNDIKVVTYDSDTKTDCRNAAVSQASAEDLGRTEVQLLAEQIGYKGEIAILSAAQTATNQNIWIDFMKKELADPKYKDIKLVKVAYGNDDAQQSFQQTQGLLQEYPNLKGIISPTTVGIKAAAQYLSGSKYKGKVKLTGLGTPNDMRKYVKNGTVEGFELWDPAKLGALAAYTAVALVSGQITGKEGETFKAGDMGEYTIGKDGVISLGKPTVFTKDNIDQFNF, translated from the coding sequence ATGCGCAAGTCATCCGTCCGCCGGGCCTCCGCGGCTCTCGCCGCTGCCACCTCCCTCGCTCTGGCGCTCACCGCCTGTGGTGGCACCACCAAGAACGACGTCAAGGACGAGGGCGCCTCGGCCGCCGCGACCGGCAAGGCCGACCCGAACGCGGCCACCAAGAAGGGCCTGACCGTCGGCTTCCTGCCGAAGCAGGTCAACAACCCGTACTTCACCTCCGCCGACAAGGGCGGCGAGGAGGCGCTGAAGGCGCTGGGCTCCAGCTACAAGGAGGTCGGCCCCAGCAGTGCCACCGACACCTCCGGGCAGGTCTCCTACGTCAACACGCTGACGCAGCAGCAGGTCGACGCGATCGCCGTGTCCGCGCAGGACCCGGGCGCCCTGTGCACCGCGCTCAAGCAGGCCATGAAGAACGACATCAAGGTCGTCACCTACGACTCGGACACCAAGACGGACTGTCGCAACGCCGCCGTCTCGCAGGCCAGCGCCGAGGACCTGGGCCGTACCGAGGTGCAGCTGCTCGCTGAGCAGATCGGCTACAAGGGCGAGATCGCGATCCTGTCCGCCGCCCAGACCGCGACGAACCAGAACATCTGGATCGACTTCATGAAGAAGGAGCTCGCGGACCCGAAGTACAAGGACATCAAGCTGGTCAAGGTCGCGTACGGCAACGACGACGCCCAGCAGTCCTTCCAGCAGACCCAGGGCCTCCTCCAGGAGTACCCGAACCTGAAGGGGATCATCTCCCCGACCACCGTCGGCATCAAGGCCGCCGCCCAGTACCTGTCCGGCTCGAAGTACAAGGGCAAGGTCAAGCTGACCGGCCTCGGCACCCCCAACGACATGCGCAAGTACGTCAAGAACGGCACCGTCGAGGGCTTCGAGCTGTGGGACCCGGCGAAGCTCGGCGCGCTCGCCGCGTACACCGCTGTCGCGCTGGTCTCGGGTCAGATCACCGGCAAGGAGGGCGAGACCTTCAAGGCCGGCGACATGGGCGAGTACACCATCGGCAAGGACGGCGTGATCAGCCTCGGCAAGCCGACCGTGTTCACCAAGGACAACATCGACCAGTTCAACTTCTGA
- a CDS encoding L-rhamnose mutarotase: protein MQRVCFLLKVRADRLDEYRERHAAVWPEMLDALSATGWHNYSLFLREDGLLVGYLETEDFAAAQAGMEAAEVNARWQAEMAPFFESLDGARPDEAMKPLTEVFHLA, encoded by the coding sequence ATGCAACGCGTGTGCTTTCTGCTGAAGGTCCGGGCGGACCGCCTCGACGAGTACCGCGAGCGGCACGCCGCCGTGTGGCCCGAGATGCTCGACGCACTCTCGGCCACCGGCTGGCACAACTACTCGCTCTTCCTGCGCGAAGACGGCCTGCTGGTCGGCTACTTGGAGACCGAGGACTTCGCCGCCGCCCAGGCCGGCATGGAAGCCGCAGAGGTCAACGCCCGTTGGCAGGCGGAGATGGCGCCGTTCTTCGAATCGCTGGACGGCGCCCGTCCCGACGAGGCCATGAAGCCCCTCACCGAGGTGTTCCACCTCGCCTGA
- a CDS encoding BNR repeat-containing protein, with product MKRRTLLGAALAGAVVTPALAVGSARAADPGPSVTQTGNTTLDSQAVFFVSYDGLVNNNSFQKNGLLTYKGYQYAVWYTADKNAVVGRRVLGGTTWATVQVGHTLKSSDSHNVISMGVSKVDGRLHLNMDSHSDGFTYVKSVAGLMDNPSGLSWIASRFGTPQSTLDGLALTSQFTYPQFVSTPDGKLQLSYRAGISGNGRNAIAEYDGTSWTNLGEWSSSTGTYTSEHGSSTVRNMYLHGIDYDKNGRLHSFFTWREQNGAVMCNSGGITNHDTGYVYSDDRGRTWRNNAGTLVGTTGGSDKVAVTDSGLVVDALNPDHSLMNQESQFTDSSGLPHAIISYVPGRFGQCTTNYVANRTANGRAFHLRKNSAGTWQKTEIPVPLNSSQRTKLVLDKYDNAYAIFPFGRIAGASKSSGYTDWTVLFDGSGLNAFGEVVVDETRIAQDNVLSVLYQVTSSGTTPSALHVVDFRLPS from the coding sequence ATGAAAAGACGTACGCTGCTGGGCGCCGCCCTCGCCGGTGCCGTCGTGACCCCCGCCCTCGCCGTCGGCAGCGCCCGCGCCGCCGACCCCGGCCCCTCGGTCACCCAGACCGGCAACACCACGCTCGACTCCCAGGCCGTCTTCTTCGTGTCCTACGACGGGCTGGTCAACAACAACTCGTTCCAGAAGAACGGCCTGCTGACCTACAAGGGCTACCAGTACGCCGTCTGGTACACCGCCGACAAGAACGCCGTCGTCGGCCGCCGTGTCCTCGGCGGCACCACCTGGGCGACGGTCCAGGTCGGGCACACCCTCAAGTCGAGCGACTCGCACAACGTCATCTCCATGGGCGTCTCCAAGGTCGACGGCCGCCTCCACCTCAACATGGACTCGCACAGCGACGGCTTCACCTACGTCAAGTCGGTGGCCGGGCTCATGGACAACCCCTCCGGGCTCAGCTGGATCGCGTCCCGCTTCGGCACACCCCAGTCGACGCTCGACGGACTCGCGCTGACCTCGCAGTTCACCTACCCGCAGTTCGTCTCGACGCCCGACGGCAAGCTCCAGCTCAGCTACCGCGCCGGCATCTCCGGCAACGGGCGCAACGCGATCGCCGAGTACGACGGCACCTCCTGGACCAACCTCGGCGAGTGGTCCAGCTCCACCGGCACGTACACCAGCGAGCACGGCTCGTCGACGGTCCGCAACATGTACCTGCACGGCATCGACTACGACAAGAACGGCCGCCTGCACTCGTTCTTCACCTGGCGCGAGCAGAACGGCGCCGTCATGTGCAACAGCGGCGGCATCACCAACCACGACACCGGTTACGTCTACTCCGACGACCGGGGCCGCACCTGGCGCAACAACGCGGGCACGCTCGTCGGCACCACCGGCGGCTCCGACAAGGTCGCCGTGACCGACAGCGGCCTGGTGGTCGACGCGCTGAACCCGGACCACTCCCTGATGAACCAGGAGAGCCAGTTCACCGACTCGTCCGGGCTGCCGCACGCGATCATCAGCTACGTACCCGGCCGCTTCGGCCAGTGCACCACCAACTACGTCGCCAACCGCACCGCCAACGGCCGCGCCTTCCACCTGCGCAAGAACTCCGCCGGCACCTGGCAGAAGACCGAGATCCCGGTCCCGCTGAACTCCAGCCAGCGCACCAAGCTGGTCCTCGACAAGTACGACAACGCCTACGCGATCTTCCCGTTCGGGCGCATAGCCGGCGCCTCGAAGTCCTCCGGGTACACCGACTGGACGGTGCTGTTCGACGGCAGCGGTCTGAACGCCTTCGGCGAGGTCGTGGTCGACGAGACGCGGATCGCCCAGGACAACGTCCTGTCGGTTCTCTACCAGGTGACGTCGAGCGGTACGACCCCCTCGGCCCTCCATGTCGTCGACTTCCGGCTTCCCTCGTGA
- a CDS encoding LacI family DNA-binding transcriptional regulator, which produces MAQPVGIKDVARAAGVSVGTVSNVINRPDSVATETRARVLSAIDRLGYVRSESARQLRAGRSRIMGLLVLDMGNPFFVDVARGAERAARDAGLGVMVCNSAQSAGEEADYLSLFAEQRVRGVLLTPADATGRNIDAFRRHGIPFVLVDRVAEGTTECSVSVDDVAGGALAVRHLVDAGHRSIAYVSGPPGFNQVRDRRTGAMNALSEAGLSPTALRELPTERLDVAAGRDAGARLLGLADRPTAVFCANDLLALGVLQAMYAAGVGVPDDLAIVGYDDIEFAAAAAVPLTSVRQPAVTMGALAAELLLEETETEAESGSRRHSHRRVVLQPELVVRRSSLSAR; this is translated from the coding sequence ATGGCCCAGCCGGTGGGTATCAAGGACGTCGCACGTGCCGCCGGAGTCTCCGTCGGTACGGTCTCGAACGTCATCAACCGCCCGGACTCGGTCGCCACCGAGACCCGTGCCCGTGTGCTGTCCGCGATCGACCGCCTCGGGTACGTCCGCAGCGAGTCGGCCCGTCAGCTGCGCGCAGGGCGCAGCCGGATCATGGGCCTGCTGGTCCTCGACATGGGGAACCCCTTCTTCGTGGACGTGGCGCGCGGTGCCGAGCGGGCCGCGCGGGACGCCGGGCTCGGCGTGATGGTCTGCAACAGCGCGCAGAGCGCCGGGGAGGAGGCCGACTACCTGTCGCTCTTCGCCGAGCAGCGGGTGCGCGGTGTGCTGCTCACCCCGGCCGACGCGACCGGCCGCAACATCGACGCGTTCCGCCGCCACGGCATCCCGTTCGTCCTCGTCGACCGGGTCGCCGAGGGCACCACCGAGTGCTCGGTGTCCGTGGACGACGTCGCGGGCGGCGCACTGGCCGTACGCCATCTCGTCGACGCCGGACACCGCTCCATCGCGTACGTCAGCGGACCGCCCGGCTTCAACCAGGTGCGCGACCGCCGCACGGGTGCCATGAACGCGCTATCCGAGGCCGGCCTCAGCCCCACGGCGCTGCGCGAGCTGCCCACCGAGCGTCTCGACGTCGCCGCGGGCCGGGACGCGGGCGCCCGTCTTCTGGGCCTCGCCGACCGCCCGACCGCCGTCTTCTGCGCCAACGACCTGCTCGCCCTCGGCGTCCTGCAGGCCATGTACGCGGCCGGGGTCGGCGTCCCGGACGATCTCGCTATCGTCGGCTACGACGACATCGAGTTCGCCGCAGCGGCGGCCGTCCCGCTGACCTCCGTCCGCCAGCCCGCGGTGACCATGGGCGCCCTGGCCGCGGAACTCCTCCTGGAGGAGACCGAGACGGAGGCGGAGTCCGGGTCGAGACGTCACTCCCACCGCAGGGTCGTCCTCCAGCCCGAGCTGGTGGTCCGGCGATCCAGTCTGTCGGCCCGCTGA
- a CDS encoding alpha/beta fold hydrolase, producing MTVSYRQPGVVLTDRRFTVPLDHDDPGGETIELYAREVVAGDRAGRDDLPWLLYLQGGPGFGANRFVGQGAWLGRALEEFRVLLLDQRGTGASSPANRQTLPLRGGPAEQAVYLTRFRADSIVRDCEAIRPSVTGGAPWTVLGQSFGGFCTVNYLSTAPEGLTAALITGGLPSLDGHADDVYRAAYPRIERKVAAHYARYPQDVERARRIAEYVIGHEPVLPNGYRLTAEAFQSLGILLGGGEGSHRLHYLLEDAFVRTPGGAALSDAFLEEVQGLLSYAAHPLYALVHEAIYGQDGRPTDWSAERVRAEFPQFDAGKSLAGDGPLLFTGESVHPWMFDVDPALRPLRETADLLAAHTDWQPLYDRSRLAGNEVPVAAAVYHDDMYVDTGHALETARAIGGLRTWVTDEFEHDGVRAGGPRVLDRLLALTRDEV from the coding sequence TTGACCGTCAGCTACCGCCAGCCCGGTGTCGTCCTCACCGACCGCCGTTTCACCGTGCCCCTGGACCACGACGACCCCGGGGGCGAGACCATCGAGCTGTACGCCCGCGAGGTCGTCGCCGGTGACAGGGCGGGCCGGGACGACCTGCCGTGGCTGCTCTATCTCCAGGGCGGTCCGGGCTTCGGGGCGAATCGTTTCGTCGGCCAGGGGGCCTGGCTCGGCCGTGCTCTGGAGGAGTTCCGTGTCCTCCTTCTGGACCAGCGCGGCACCGGCGCCTCCAGCCCCGCCAACCGCCAGACGCTCCCGCTGCGCGGCGGGCCGGCCGAGCAGGCCGTTTACCTGACCCGTTTCCGCGCGGACTCGATCGTCCGGGACTGCGAGGCGATACGCCCCTCGGTCACCGGTGGCGCCCCCTGGACCGTCCTCGGCCAGAGCTTCGGCGGCTTCTGCACGGTGAACTATCTGTCGACGGCGCCCGAGGGCCTGACCGCCGCGCTGATCACCGGCGGCCTCCCCTCCCTCGACGGGCACGCGGACGACGTCTACCGGGCCGCCTATCCCCGTATCGAACGCAAGGTCGCCGCGCACTACGCGCGTTACCCCCAGGACGTCGAACGGGCGCGGCGGATCGCCGAGTACGTGATCGGGCACGAGCCGGTCCTGCCGAACGGCTATCGCCTGACCGCCGAGGCCTTCCAGTCCCTCGGCATCCTCCTGGGCGGCGGCGAGGGCAGCCACCGGCTGCACTACCTCCTGGAGGACGCCTTCGTCCGCACCCCGGGCGGCGCGGCCCTGTCCGACGCCTTCCTGGAGGAGGTCCAGGGCCTTCTGTCGTACGCCGCCCATCCGCTGTACGCCCTCGTCCACGAGGCCATCTACGGCCAGGACGGCCGCCCCACCGACTGGTCCGCCGAGCGGGTGCGCGCCGAGTTCCCGCAGTTCGACGCGGGCAAGTCCCTCGCGGGCGACGGCCCGTTGCTGTTCACCGGCGAGTCCGTCCACCCCTGGATGTTCGACGTCGACCCGGCCCTGCGCCCCCTGCGCGAGACCGCGGATCTCCTCGCCGCCCATACCGACTGGCAGCCCCTGTACGACCGTTCACGCCTCGCCGGCAACGAGGTCCCGGTCGCCGCGGCCGTCTACCACGACGACATGTACGTCGACACGGGCCACGCGCTGGAGACCGCGCGGGCCATCGGAGGGCTGCGGACCTGGGTGACGGACGAGTTCGAGCACGACGGGGTGCGGGCGGGCGGTCCCCGGGTGCTCGACCGGCTGCTCGCCCTGACCCGCGACGAGGTGTGA